A part of Aegilops tauschii subsp. strangulata cultivar AL8/78 chromosome 2, Aet v6.0, whole genome shotgun sequence genomic DNA contains:
- the LOC109761072 gene encoding purple acid phosphatase 3-like — protein sequence MGPIVLLLVVVVAVAAAPAVAELPRLEHSPKADGSLSILAVGDWGRRGEFNQSRVATQVRWNTLWKSLKHSGMMGVVAEKMDADFVISTGDNFYSDGLTGVNDMAFEDSFTGIYTAKSLQKPWYTVLGNHDYRGDALAQTSPVLAKVDRRWICIKSFILNAEIADFFFVDTTPFVLKYWTNPGNSTYDWRGVAPRDTYITNLLKDVEALLRQSRAPWKIVVGHHPIRTAGKHGDTEELVQLLLPMLKANGVDLYVNGHDHCLEQISSSDSPLQYLTSGGGSKAWGGVYAPGADKVEFFHDGQGFMSLRLTATDARLAFYDVAGAVRHTWGHTKAAHY from the exons ATGGGTCCAATTGTGCTCCTCCTCGTCGTTGTTGTTGCCGTTGCCGCCGCGCCGGCGGTGGCCGAGCTGCCGCGGCTGGAGCACTCGCCCAAGGCGGATGGGTCGCTGTCCATCCTTGCCGTCGGCGACTGGGGAAGGCGTGGGGAGTTCAACCAGTCCCGGGTCGCCACCCAGGTAC GGTGGAACACCCTTTGGAAGAGCTTAAAACATAGTGGCATG ATGGGGGTGGTAGCGGAGAAGATGGACGCCGACTTCGTCATCTCCACCGGCGACAACTTCTACAGCGATGGCCTAACCGGCGTCAACGACATGGCCTTCGAGGACTCCTTCACCGGCATCTACACTGCCAAGAGCCTCCAGAAGCCTTGGTACACAG TTCTTGGCAACCATGACTACCGGGGCGACGCCCTGGCGCAGACCAGCCCTGTCCTCGCGAAGGTCGACCGCCGGTGGATCTGCATCAAGTCCTTCATTCTAAACGCAG AGATTGCGGACTTCTTCTTCGTGGACACGACGCCCTTCGTCCTCAAGTACTGGACCAACCCCGGGAACAGCACGTACGACTGGAGAGGAGTTGCTCCTCGCGACACCTACATCACAAATCTTCTCAAG GACGTGGAGGCTTTGCTGAGGCAGTCGAGGGCGCCGTGGAAGATCGTCGTCGGGCACCACCCCATCCGGACCGCCGGCAAGCATGGCGACACCGAAGAGCTCGTGCAGCTTCTCCTCCCGATGCTCAAG GCCAATGGCGTCGACCTCTACGTCAACGGCCATGACCACTGCCTCGAGCAGATCAGCAGCAGCGACAG CCCTCTGCAGTACCTGACGAGCGGCGGCGGGTCCAAGGCGTGGGGCGGCGTCTACGCGCCGGGCGCCGACAAGGTGGAGTTCTTCCACGACGGGCAGGGATTCATGTCGCTGCGCCTGACCGCCACGGACGCGCGCCTCGCGTTCTACGACGTCGCCGGCGCCGTCCGGCACACCTGGGGGCATACCAAGGCCGCGCACTACTGA